Genomic DNA from Actinomycetota bacterium:
TAAAATAATCAGTACTTACCAGCAAGTAAAAAGGACCTGACCATCAATCTGCCCTACGACGCTGTCATCGCGGTGACATATCGCTGCAACGCCCGATGCCTTATGTGCAACATCTGGCAGACGGAGGAAGCAGAAGACCTGGACGCCGATCTCCTGACCAGGCTGCCCGACTCCCTTCGTTACGTGAACCTCAGCGGCGGCGAGCCCTTCTTGCGCAAGGATCTGCCCGAGCTGGCGGCTGCTGTGCTCAAAGCCAGCCCCAAGGCGCAGATAATCATCTCAACCAATGCCCTGGTTTCAGGGAAGCGGGTGCGCGAGACCATGGCCCGCATCCGCGAGTTCAGCCCCGGTATAGGCATAGCCGTCTCTATCGATGGCATGGGGGAGACCCATGATCGCATCCGCGGTGTGAAGGGAGCCTTTGACAAGGCTGTGGCCCTGATCGAGGGGCTCAGGGAAGACGGGATGACCAACCTGCGGATCGCCTTCACCATCGTCGATGAGAACGTGAAAGACTATTTCGAGGTCTATCAGCTCTCGCGGCGCCTTGGCATCGAGTTCACTTCGGCTGTCGCCCAGGGCTCGGAACATTACTTCCAGGGAACCGGGATCAAGCCAGCCGCCGATGCTGATATCCGTGAGCAGCTGGACAAGGTTGCCGCAAGTGAGCTTTCTACCAGTTCACCCAAGCGCTGGGCCAGGGCTTACTTTAACCGGGGATTGTTTCAATTCGCTTCCGGCAGCGGCCGGCCGCTGGCCTGCAAGGCTGCTGATGACTTCTTTTTCCTGAGTCCCGCTGGTACCATCTATGCATGTAACGTTATGGATCTGCCGCTGGGCAATCTGCGGGATGCCTCATTCTCCGAGATCTGGAATTCGGAAACTGCAGTAAAGGCGCGTGCCGAGGTGGCCAGATGTCAGATGGGCTGCTGGATGGTCTGTACGGTGCGATCGTCCATGAAGCGCAATCCCCTTTCGGTAGCCAGCTGGGTAGCTTCAAAGAAGATCAATGCCCATCGTGGTAAACCGGTGTTATGAAGATCGCTGTGATCGGTGCCAAGGGTATACCGGCTCAGTTCGGCGGTATTGAGCGTCACTGTGATGAGCTTTATCCGAGACTTGCCGCTAGAGGTCACGAGGTGACAGTCTTCGTGCGAGAATGGTACACGCCGGTCCGAGGTGTTTATAAGGGAGTTTACCTGAAGCGGGCTCCCACTCTGAATCGCAAGGGACTGGATGCTTTCATGCACTCCGCAGCGGCATCGCTGATCTCTCTGCGCGGAGATTATGACATCGTGCATTATCATGCGATCGGTCCGTCACTTTTCAGTTTCATTCCTAAATTCAGGGGGATGAAAACTGTTGCTACTGTCCATGCTCTGGATTGGCAGCGGGCGAAGTGGGGGGCATTGGCACGTGAGATATTAAAAGCGGGAGAATGGGCTTCGGCTCATTTCCCCAGGAAGACCATTGTCGTCTCCCATGACCTGCAGAGATATTTTCGAGAACGTTACGGAAGAGAAACGGTATACATACCTAACGGCGTGGTGTCTGTTGAACCGCCGGAGTCAGCAGAGCTGATCAGGGATTTTGGTATCGCACCCGGACGTTATATCCTTTTCCTCGGGCGCCTGGTCCCGGAGAAGGGGTGTCATGATCTTATTGCCGCATATCTGGAGAGTGGCGTTGAAATGCCGCTGGTTATAGCCGGGGGCTCCAGCCACTCGGATAAATATGCAGCCGGGCTGGAGCAGATGTCGGCAGGGAAGGACAATGTCATCTTCACCGGGAATGTCGAGGGCGACCTCCTTACCCAGCTTTCCGCGCACGCAGGGCTTTTCGTCCTGCCGTCCATGCT
This window encodes:
- a CDS encoding radical SAM protein; this translates as MCNIWQTEEAEDLDADLLTRLPDSLRYVNLSGGEPFLRKDLPELAAAVLKASPKAQIIISTNALVSGKRVRETMARIREFSPGIGIAVSIDGMGETHDRIRGVKGAFDKAVALIEGLREDGMTNLRIAFTIVDENVKDYFEVYQLSRRLGIEFTSAVAQGSEHYFQGTGIKPAADADIREQLDKVAASELSTSSPKRWARAYFNRGLFQFASGSGRPLACKAADDFFFLSPAGTIYACNVMDLPLGNLRDASFSEIWNSETAVKARAEVARCQMGCWMVCTVRSSMKRNPLSVASWVASKKINAHRGKPVL
- a CDS encoding glycosyltransferase family 4 protein, which encodes MKIAVIGAKGIPAQFGGIERHCDELYPRLAARGHEVTVFVREWYTPVRGVYKGVYLKRAPTLNRKGLDAFMHSAAASLISLRGDYDIVHYHAIGPSLFSFIPKFRGMKTVATVHALDWQRAKWGALAREILKAGEWASAHFPRKTIVVSHDLQRYFRERYGRETVYIPNGVVSVEPPESAELIRDFGIAPGRYILFLGRLVPEKGCHDLIAAYLESGVEMPLVIAGGSSHSDKYAAGLEQMSAGKDNVIFTGNVEGDLLTQLSAHAGLFVLPSMLEGLPIVVLEMLMLGVPVLASDIGPSREVLEDGRFGALYRAGDQADLQEKLLESLENLEELRRKAEAGRKHVQFANDWEKIAEDTERVYTEALAG